One Diospyros lotus cultivar Yz01 chromosome 1, ASM1463336v1, whole genome shotgun sequence genomic window carries:
- the LOC127789936 gene encoding protein phosphatase 2C 37-like, which yields MAGMCFGVVGETETSAPVQPSSRAVRRRKMEIHQLRFLAADVVAESERKRRKVEDASPASPSRVCSYALKNCIVENNGSEAKSENRCASPSSAFQSEHEAVEVCPKFGMTSVCGRRRDMEDAVAIHPSFSRGNPRNPAGLHFFGVYDGHGCSHVAMKCKDRFHEIVRDEVEGGVDASWKEMMERSFSRMDKEVTDWGRGAGVSASNCRCDLQTPQCDAVGSTAVVAVVAPDKVVVSNCGDSRAVLCRNGVAVPLTSDHKPDREDELERIEKAGGRVIYWDGPRVLGVLAMSRAIGDNYLKPFVISEPEVTVTDRTADDECLILATDGLWDVVSNDTACSVARMCLQSQKPPSPPQSPGSEANVADGGESSDKACSDASMLLTKLALARHSTDNVSVVVVDLRRNL from the exons TCCTCGCCGCCGATGTGGTGGCGGAGAGTGAAAGGAAACGTCGGAAGGTGGAGGATGCTTCGCCGGCTTCGCCGTCGCGTGTGTGCTCATACGCGCTTAAGAATTGTATAGTGGAGAACAATGGATCGGAGGCGAAGTCCGAGAATCGGTGTGCGTCTCCGAGTTCTGCTTTCCAGAGCGAGCATGAGGCGGTGGAGGTGTGTCCGAAGTTCGGTATGACCTCTGTGTGTGGGAGGAGGAGGGACATGGAAGATGCGGTGGCGATTCACCCGTCGTTCAGCCGCGGTAATCCTCGGAATCCGGCTGGCCTGCACTTCTTCGGCGTCTACGACGGGCACGGCTGCTCACAT GTGGCAATGAAGTGCAAAGACCGATTTCACGAGATAGTGAGAGACGAGGTGGAAGGCGGCGTAGACGCTTCGTGGAAGGAAATGATGGAGCGGAGCTTCTCGCGTATGGACAAGGAGGTCACTGATTGGGGCAGAGGCGCCGGCGTCTCGGCCTCCAACTGCAGGTGCGACCTCCAGACTCCGCAGTGCGACGCCGTCGGATCGACGGCTGTCGTAGCGGTTGTGGCGCCGGATAAGGTCGTCGTCTCCAACTGCGGCGACTCCAGGGCCGTGCTTTGCCGCAACGGCGTTGCGGTTCCGCTCACCTCTGATCACAAG CCTGATCGAGAAGACGAACTGGAGCGAATTGAAAAAGCCGGTGGGCGAGTCATATATTGGGACGGGCCGAGAGTTCTCGGAGTTTTGGCAATGTCTAGAGCAATAG GCGACAATTATCTGAAGCCGTTCGTGATATCGGAACCGGAGGTAACCGTGACGGACCGGACGGCGGACGACGAGTGCCTGATACTGGCGACCGACGGCCTTTGGGACGTGGTGTCGAACGACACCGCGTGCAGCGTGGCGCGGATGTGCCTGCAGTCGCAGAAACCGCCGTCGCCACCGCAGTCGCCGGGCAGCGAAGCCAACGTGGCAGACGGCGGCGAGAGCTCCGACAAGGCTTGCTCGGACGCGTCGATGCTGCTTACCAAACTGGCGCTGGCGAGGCACAGCACGGACAACGTGAGCGTCGTGGTCGTGGATCTCCGGAGAAATCTATAG